The Rhodopseudomonas palustris genome window below encodes:
- the mutY gene encoding A/G-specific adenine glycosylase: protein MSLAGAAPRRKQSPVITAEHDPADASLRARPAALLAWYDRHRRSLPWRAPPGTTADPYAVWLSEIMLQQTTVRAVGPYFDKFMARWPTVTALGEASLDDVLKMWAGLGYYSRARNLHACAVAVTRQYGGRFPDTEEGLRALPGVGPYTAAAIAAIAFSRRTMPVDGNIERVVSRLYAVEDELPKAKPRIKALAETLLGPSRAGDSAQALMDLGATICTPKKPVCALCPLMQGCAARLRGDAESFPRKAPKKTGALRRGAAFVVIRGDQVLVRSRPAKGLLGGMTEVPNSDWLADQDETAAKAQAPVLKGVTRWHRKAGLVSHVFTHFPLELTVYVAHASAATRAPAGMRWTQISALSDEALPNLMRKVIAHGLGD, encoded by the coding sequence ATGAGTCTAGCAGGCGCGGCGCCGCGGCGGAAACAATCCCCGGTCATCACAGCAGAGCACGATCCGGCCGACGCTTCGTTGCGTGCGCGGCCCGCCGCGCTGCTCGCTTGGTACGACCGGCATCGCCGCAGTCTGCCGTGGCGGGCGCCGCCCGGCACGACGGCCGATCCTTACGCGGTGTGGCTGTCGGAGATCATGCTGCAGCAGACCACGGTGCGGGCGGTTGGGCCTTATTTCGACAAGTTCATGGCGCGGTGGCCGACCGTGACGGCGCTGGGCGAGGCCTCGCTCGACGATGTGCTGAAGATGTGGGCCGGGCTCGGCTACTACTCGCGGGCCCGCAATCTGCACGCCTGCGCGGTGGCGGTGACTCGCCAGTATGGCGGACGCTTTCCGGATACGGAGGAGGGGCTGCGGGCTCTGCCTGGCGTCGGGCCCTACACTGCGGCCGCCATCGCGGCGATCGCGTTCAGCCGGCGGACGATGCCGGTCGATGGCAATATCGAGCGGGTGGTGTCGCGGCTATACGCGGTCGAAGACGAACTGCCGAAGGCCAAGCCGCGCATCAAGGCGCTGGCCGAGACGTTGCTCGGCCCGTCCCGCGCCGGCGACAGCGCCCAGGCGCTGATGGATCTCGGCGCCACCATCTGCACCCCGAAGAAGCCGGTCTGCGCGCTGTGCCCGCTGATGCAAGGCTGTGCCGCGCGGCTGCGCGGTGACGCCGAGAGCTTCCCGCGCAAGGCGCCGAAGAAGACCGGGGCGCTGCGCCGCGGCGCCGCCTTCGTGGTGATCCGCGGCGATCAGGTGCTGGTCCGCAGCCGCCCCGCCAAGGGCCTGCTCGGCGGCATGACCGAGGTGCCGAATTCCGACTGGCTGGCCGATCAGGACGAGACCGCCGCCAAGGCCCAGGCCCCCGTGCTGAAAGGCGTCACCCGCTGGCACCGCAAAGCCGGGCTCGTCAGCCACGTGTTCACGCACTTCCCGCTGGAGCTGACCGTGTATGTGGCGCATGCCTCGGCCGCGACCCGAGCCCCGGCCGGCATGCGCTGGACGCAGATCTCGGCGCTGTCGGACGAGGCTTTGCCCAATCTGATGCGCAAGGTGATCGCCCATGGCCTCGGTGATTAA
- a CDS encoding DUF721 domain-containing protein produces MSKPGPISAKPLSGLLGATLSEAFAKQGFAARELVTRWSEIAGPQIAAHSEPLKMQWPRPVDGQPVEPATLVLRVEGPMALEIQHSSDLILERVNRFLGWNAVGRIALRQAPLSRRPRKTVPPGPDPAAVARVAATLDQVADQELRDALARLGATIKRK; encoded by the coding sequence ATGAGCAAGCCCGGCCCGATCTCCGCCAAGCCCCTGTCCGGCCTGTTGGGCGCAACGCTGTCAGAAGCGTTCGCCAAGCAGGGCTTTGCGGCGCGCGAATTGGTGACGCGCTGGTCCGAGATCGCCGGGCCTCAGATCGCGGCGCATTCCGAGCCGCTGAAGATGCAGTGGCCGCGCCCGGTCGACGGCCAGCCGGTGGAACCGGCGACGCTGGTGCTGCGGGTCGAAGGCCCGATGGCGCTGGAGATCCAGCATTCCTCGGACCTGATCCTGGAGCGGGTCAACCGCTTCCTCGGCTGGAATGCGGTCGGGCGGATCGCGCTGCGCCAGGCGCCGCTGTCGCGCCGGCCGCGCAAGACCGTGCCGCCCGGTCCCGATCCGGCAGCGGTCGCCCGCGTCGCTGCGACGCTCGACCAGGTCGCCGATCAGGAGCTGCGCGACGCGCTGGCGCGGCTCGGCGCGACGATCAAGCGGAAGTGA
- a CDS encoding DsbA family protein has product MITRRTFTAALSLTGVFAVAGISPFRLIDPAFAQSKEAAAAADVAKPMSLPDMALGPKDAAVTITEYASLTCSHCAAFNEQVYPQIKKAYIDTGKIRYVFREFPLDIKAAAGSMLSRCIAKEDSAKYFAVTDVLFKSQTEWVLKDTTEQLKRIGKQAGLSGEEVEACLKDQKLLDKIAADQKYANEVLKVNATPTFFINGEMLRGENSFDEFAKRIDALLAKKS; this is encoded by the coding sequence ATGATCACGCGCCGCACTTTTACCGCCGCCTTGTCGCTGACCGGGGTCTTCGCCGTCGCCGGCATTTCGCCGTTCCGGCTGATCGACCCGGCCTTCGCCCAGAGCAAGGAAGCCGCGGCGGCCGCCGATGTCGCCAAGCCGATGTCGCTGCCCGACATGGCGCTCGGCCCGAAGGACGCCGCCGTCACCATCACCGAATACGCCTCGCTGACCTGCTCGCACTGCGCCGCGTTCAACGAGCAGGTCTATCCGCAGATCAAGAAGGCCTACATCGACACCGGCAAGATCCGCTACGTGTTCCGGGAATTCCCGCTCGACATCAAGGCCGCCGCCGGCTCGATGCTGTCGCGTTGCATCGCCAAGGAGGATTCCGCCAAGTACTTCGCGGTCACCGACGTGCTGTTCAAGAGCCAGACCGAGTGGGTGCTGAAAGACACCACCGAGCAGCTCAAGCGCATCGGCAAGCAGGCCGGCCTGTCGGGCGAAGAGGTCGAAGCCTGCCTGAAGGACCAGAAGCTGCTCGACAAGATCGCCGCCGACCAGAAGTACGCCAACGAAGTGCTGAAGGTGAACGCCACCCCGACCTTCTTCATCAACGGCGAAATGCTGCGCGGCGAGAACTCGTTCGACGAATTCGCCAAGCGCATCGACGCCCTGCTGGCGAAGAAGAGCTGA
- the smc gene encoding chromosome segregation protein SMC yields the protein MKLTRLRLHGFKSFVEPTDFMIEPGLTGVVGPNGCGKSNLVEALRWAMGETSHKSLRATDMDAVIFAGSGNRPARNHAEVVMSIDNSDRTAPAALNDSDTLDISRRIEREAGSVYRINGREVRARDVQLLFADAATGARSPALVHQGKIGEIIQAKPEQRRRVLEDAAGVAGLHARRHEAELRLKAAETNLTRVEDVIGQLSTQVDGLKKQARQAIRFREVAAKVRKTEAMLYHLRWRDAQAEVGAAAEVHDLGVRQLAECTRVQAEASRIQAERASTLPSLREAEARAAAGLQRLINAREQLDREEARAKERVVELERRLTQFSSDVAREQQQAIDADAALERLDTEDVELREEILERVEKRSGVDERVAEADASLSEAEQLFAELTTQLAELTARRNQFEQSVRTHRDRLARLDTEIKNVESEIDRLSAETSGAGDLTELAEAVEIAQELLAEQEAAVQAAEAAQIAARQTLDGSRAPLVEADKKVQRLETEAKTISKILNGETKNLWPPIIDGITVAKGYEKAIGAVLGDDLDAPVDPSAPMRWTDVGVQPEDPALPEGVEALAQHVTAPPELARRLAQIGVVTKERGNELCEKLKTGQRLVSLDGDVWRWDGFVASAHAPTGAARRLAERARLTDIENELEQARIDAAAKRQALETAEAELKMAAAAETASREALRGARREVDAARERFAAAEREVNRHAARKSALAEAQSRLATDRAEAEAALENAEAQIADLEPNTEAEARLAAVRGDIDGRRRIAAQIRAEAQALAREAELADKRLQAIAAERMDWQKRKAGAASQIATVEERVAELTAERAELENAPEVFAEKRSAVITEIEFAEADRRAAADALAAAEQAMSETDRLAKASLEQLSSAREACARAEERMEAARRRLEDVEREIRDMLEVEPQAAAQLAEITEGADLPPLAEIEESLDKLRRDRERLGAVNLRAEEELNEVETQHGTLAAERDDLVEAIKKLRTGIQSLNKEARERLLASFDVVNGHFKRLFTTLFGGGEAELKLIESDDPLEAGLDIIAKPPGKKPQSLSLLSGGEQALTAMALIFAVFLTNPSPICVLDEVDAPLDDHNVERFCDLLTDMAKTTETRFITITHNPITMARMNRLFGVTMAERGVSQLVSVDLQGAVDILDQNVA from the coding sequence ATGAAACTCACGCGTCTCCGCCTCCACGGCTTCAAGTCGTTCGTCGAGCCCACCGACTTCATGATCGAGCCGGGTCTGACCGGCGTGGTCGGGCCGAACGGCTGCGGCAAGTCCAATCTGGTGGAAGCGCTGCGCTGGGCGATGGGCGAAACTTCGCACAAATCGCTGCGCGCGACCGACATGGACGCGGTGATCTTCGCCGGCTCGGGCAACCGTCCGGCGCGCAACCACGCCGAAGTGGTGATGTCGATCGACAATTCCGATCGCACCGCGCCGGCCGCGCTGAACGATTCCGACACCCTGGATATCTCGCGCCGGATCGAGCGCGAGGCCGGCTCGGTGTATCGCATCAACGGCCGCGAAGTCCGCGCCCGCGACGTGCAGCTGCTGTTCGCCGACGCCGCCACCGGCGCCCGGTCGCCGGCGCTGGTCCACCAAGGCAAGATCGGTGAAATCATCCAGGCCAAGCCGGAACAGCGCCGCCGCGTGCTGGAAGACGCCGCCGGCGTTGCCGGTCTGCACGCCCGCCGCCACGAAGCCGAGCTTCGGCTGAAGGCGGCCGAAACCAACCTGACCCGCGTCGAGGACGTGATCGGCCAGCTCTCGACCCAGGTCGACGGCCTGAAGAAGCAGGCGCGCCAGGCGATCCGGTTCCGCGAGGTCGCCGCCAAGGTCCGTAAGACCGAAGCGATGCTGTACCACCTGCGCTGGCGCGACGCGCAGGCCGAAGTCGGCGCCGCCGCCGAGGTGCACGATCTCGGGGTGCGCCAGCTCGCCGAATGCACCCGCGTCCAGGCCGAGGCCTCCCGCATCCAGGCCGAGCGCGCCTCCACTTTGCCGAGCCTGCGCGAGGCGGAAGCCCGCGCCGCCGCCGGCCTGCAGCGGCTGATCAATGCCCGCGAACAGCTCGACCGTGAAGAAGCCCGCGCCAAGGAGCGCGTGGTCGAACTGGAGCGGCGGCTGACGCAGTTCTCCTCCGACGTCGCGCGCGAGCAGCAGCAGGCGATCGATGCCGACGCCGCGCTGGAGCGGCTCGACACCGAAGACGTCGAGCTGCGCGAAGAGATCCTGGAGCGGGTCGAGAAGCGTAGCGGCGTCGACGAGCGTGTCGCCGAAGCCGATGCCTCGCTGAGCGAAGCCGAGCAGCTGTTCGCCGAACTCACCACCCAGCTCGCCGAACTCACCGCGCGGCGCAACCAGTTCGAACAGAGCGTCCGCACCCATCGCGACCGGCTGGCGCGGCTCGATACCGAGATCAAGAACGTCGAGAGCGAGATCGACCGGCTGTCCGCCGAGACCTCCGGCGCCGGCGACCTGACCGAACTCGCCGAAGCGGTCGAGATTGCCCAAGAGCTGCTGGCCGAGCAGGAAGCCGCGGTGCAGGCGGCCGAAGCCGCGCAAATCGCCGCGCGGCAGACGCTGGACGGCTCGCGGGCGCCGCTGGTCGAAGCTGATAAGAAGGTGCAGCGGCTCGAGACCGAAGCCAAGACGATCAGCAAGATCCTCAACGGCGAGACCAAGAATCTGTGGCCGCCGATCATCGACGGCATCACCGTCGCCAAGGGCTATGAGAAAGCGATCGGCGCCGTGCTCGGCGACGATCTCGACGCGCCGGTCGATCCGTCGGCGCCGATGCGCTGGACCGATGTCGGCGTGCAGCCGGAAGATCCGGCGCTGCCGGAAGGCGTCGAGGCGCTGGCGCAGCACGTCACCGCGCCGCCGGAGCTGGCGCGCCGCCTCGCCCAGATCGGCGTCGTCACCAAGGAACGCGGCAATGAGCTGTGCGAAAAGCTCAAGACCGGCCAGCGGCTGGTGTCGCTCGACGGCGACGTCTGGCGCTGGGACGGCTTCGTCGCTTCGGCCCATGCGCCGACCGGCGCCGCCCGCCGTCTCGCCGAACGCGCCCGCCTGACCGACATCGAGAACGAACTCGAGCAGGCCCGGATCGACGCCGCCGCCAAGCGCCAGGCGCTGGAGACCGCCGAAGCCGAATTAAAGATGGCGGCCGCCGCCGAGACCGCCTCACGTGAGGCGCTGCGCGGCGCTCGCCGCGAAGTCGACGCCGCCCGTGAGCGCTTCGCCGCCGCCGAGCGCGAGGTCAACCGCCACGCCGCGCGCAAGTCGGCGCTGGCCGAAGCGCAGTCGCGCCTCGCCACCGACCGCGCCGAAGCCGAGGCCGCGCTGGAGAACGCCGAGGCCCAGATCGCCGATCTGGAGCCGAACACCGAAGCCGAAGCCCGCCTCGCCGCGGTGCGCGGCGACATCGACGGCCGCCGCCGTATCGCCGCGCAGATCCGCGCCGAAGCCCAGGCGCTGGCGCGCGAAGCCGAGCTCGCCGACAAGCGGCTGCAGGCGATCGCCGCCGAGCGGATGGACTGGCAGAAGCGCAAGGCCGGCGCGGCGTCGCAGATCGCCACCGTCGAAGAGCGCGTCGCCGAACTCACCGCCGAGCGCGCAGAGCTCGAGAACGCGCCCGAAGTGTTCGCCGAGAAGCGCAGCGCGGTGATCACCGAGATCGAATTCGCCGAAGCCGATCGCCGCGCCGCCGCCGACGCGCTGGCAGCCGCCGAACAGGCGATGTCCGAGACCGACCGGCTGGCGAAAGCCTCGCTCGAACAGCTCTCCAGCGCTCGCGAAGCCTGCGCCCGCGCCGAGGAGCGGATGGAAGCGGCCCGCCGCCGGCTCGAAGACGTCGAGCGCGAAATCCGCGACATGCTCGAGGTCGAGCCGCAGGCCGCCGCCCAGCTTGCCGAGATCACCGAGGGCGCCGACCTGCCGCCGCTCGCCGAGATCGAAGAGAGCCTGGACAAGCTGCGCCGCGACCGCGAGCGGCTCGGCGCCGTCAACCTGCGCGCCGAGGAAGAACTCAACGAGGTCGAGACCCAGCACGGCACGCTGGCTGCCGAGCGCGACGATCTGGTCGAAGCGATCAAGAAGCTGCGCACCGGCATCCAGAGCCTGAACAAGGAAGCCCGCGAGCGGCTGCTCGCCTCGTTCGACGTCGTCAACGGTCACTTCAAGCGGCTGTTCACCACGCTGTTCGGCGGCGGCGAAGCCGAGCTGAAGCTGATCGAAAGCGACGATCCGCTCGAAGCCGGTCTCGACATTATCGCCAAGCCGCCGGGCAAGAAACCGCAGTCGCTGTCGCTGCTCTCGGGCGGCGAGCAGGCGCTGACCGCGATGGCGCTGATCTTCGCGGTGTTCTTGACCAACCCGTCGCCGATCTGCGTGCTGGACGAAGTCGACGCGCCGCTCGACGACCACAACGTCGAACGGTTCTGCGACCTGCTCACCGACATGGCGAAGACCACGGAAACCCGGTTCATCACCATCACCCACAACCCGATCACCATGGCCCGCATGAACCGCCTGTTCGGCGTCACCATGGCCGAACGCGGCGTCTCCCAGCTGGTCTCCGTCGACCTCCAGGGCGCGGTGGATATTCTCGATCAGAACGTGGCGTGA
- a CDS encoding small ribosomal subunit Rsm22 family protein produces the protein MIPPSLPAELRAALEHKLHGLARADTAARAERISLTYRGGGTSAPITSEADALAYAGARMPATYAAVIACLNALSAIRPDFAPATLLDVGAGPGTASWAAAQAFETLQRFTLLDANPALRNLALQLAEATRLPAIDYRLGDAGKALADAPEAALVIASYVINELSDTARATFADALWRKTTDTLLVVEPGTPAGYQRILDLRDRLIAQGARVIAPCPHEAACPLTAPDWCHFVQRLPRSKLHLQLKAADVPFEDEKFSYVALTRAALPERPARVLAQPEQTKAAITAKLCTPAGKLKLAVAPRRDKPAYARFRRLDWGDTVD, from the coding sequence TTGATCCCCCCATCCCTCCCCGCCGAACTCAGAGCCGCGCTGGAGCACAAGCTGCACGGCCTCGCACGCGCCGACACGGCGGCGCGTGCGGAGCGGATTTCGCTGACCTATCGCGGCGGCGGCACCTCGGCGCCGATCACCAGCGAAGCCGACGCGCTGGCCTATGCGGGCGCGCGGATGCCTGCGACCTACGCGGCGGTGATCGCCTGTCTCAACGCGCTGTCTGCGATCCGCCCCGACTTCGCCCCGGCCACGCTGCTCGATGTCGGCGCCGGGCCTGGCACCGCGAGCTGGGCCGCCGCGCAGGCGTTCGAAACGCTGCAGCGCTTCACGCTGCTCGACGCCAATCCGGCGCTGCGCAACCTCGCTCTCCAGCTCGCTGAGGCAACGCGCCTGCCGGCGATCGACTACCGGCTCGGCGACGCCGGCAAGGCGCTGGCCGATGCACCGGAGGCGGCGCTGGTGATCGCCAGCTACGTCATCAACGAGCTCTCCGACACCGCTCGCGCAACCTTTGCCGACGCGCTGTGGCGTAAGACCACAGATACGCTGCTGGTGGTCGAACCCGGCACGCCCGCCGGCTACCAGCGCATCCTCGACCTGCGCGACCGGCTGATCGCCCAAGGCGCGCGCGTGATCGCGCCTTGCCCGCACGAGGCCGCCTGTCCGCTGACCGCACCGGACTGGTGCCACTTCGTGCAGCGGCTGCCGCGCTCGAAGCTGCATCTGCAGCTCAAGGCCGCCGACGTCCCGTTCGAAGACGAGAAGTTCAGCTACGTGGCGCTGACGCGCGCTGCATTGCCGGAGCGGCCGGCGCGCGTGCTGGCGCAGCCCGAGCAGACCAAGGCGGCGATCACCGCCAAACTCTGCACGCCGGCCGGCAAGCTCAAGCTCGCCGTCGCCCCCCGCCGCGACAAGCCCGCCTACGCCCGCTTCCGCCGTCTCGACTGGGGCGACACCGTCGATTGA
- a CDS encoding LemA family protein, producing MGTGNMWIFLGIVVALALYALVTYNRLVALRQRVGQAFADIDVQLKQRHDLIPNLVETVKGYAAHERSTLEDVVKARNAAISAQGPGQMAAAENALTASLGRLIALGEAYPDLKANANFQQLQGELSDIENKIAASRRFFNNAVQEYNTGIQQMPAALFAAPLGFTHKDYFDLGETRTQVEQVPQVKF from the coding sequence ATGGGAACCGGCAATATGTGGATCTTTCTCGGCATCGTCGTCGCGCTCGCGCTGTATGCGCTCGTGACCTACAACCGCCTGGTGGCGCTGCGGCAACGCGTCGGACAGGCGTTCGCCGACATCGACGTGCAGCTCAAGCAGCGGCACGATCTGATTCCGAACCTGGTCGAGACCGTGAAGGGCTATGCGGCGCACGAGCGCTCGACGCTCGAAGACGTCGTCAAGGCGCGCAACGCCGCGATCTCGGCGCAGGGGCCCGGCCAGATGGCCGCGGCCGAGAACGCGCTGACCGCCTCGCTCGGCCGGCTGATCGCGCTCGGCGAGGCCTATCCGGACCTCAAGGCCAACGCCAATTTCCAGCAGCTACAGGGCGAGCTCAGCGACATCGAGAACAAGATCGCGGCGAGCCGCCGGTTCTTCAACAACGCCGTGCAGGAGTACAACACCGGCATCCAGCAGATGCCCGCCGCGCTGTTCGCCGCCCCCCTCGGCTTCACCCACAAGGACTACTTCGACCTCGGCGAGACGCGCACCCAGGTCGAGCAGGTGCCGCAGGTGAAGTTCTAG
- a CDS encoding M48 family metallopeptidase, giving the protein MAAYGLYTHIAANKTRSVVLLIGLFVLVYVLVYAGALIAEVMIDGERTVPDYLRAATADLIKAAPFATIGAALWIVIAYFFHQKLIDAVTGGHTVTRTEQPRLYNLLENLCISRGIPMPKLKIMDSEALNAFASGLNTKQYAVTVTSGLVERLDDAELEAVLAHELTHIRNGDVQMMVIAVIIAGVVGFFGELMFRLFFQGGVRIGGGWSGGGSSSSSSSSSSGDRKSGGGAIIVVILAIVLILLAWLLSQVVKLALSRSREFLADAGSVELTKNPDSMISALRKIENRGELPGATSAVMEMCVDNPRSGFSDLFATHPSVEARVDALVKFAGGHYQPPLPALPAEQDDNDTAASREGSKVDGEAPASAEPPHGPWSDTPAPTPKPSLLRGPWGRRG; this is encoded by the coding sequence ATGGCCGCCTACGGTCTCTACACCCACATCGCCGCCAACAAGACCCGGTCGGTCGTGCTGCTGATCGGGCTGTTCGTGCTGGTGTACGTGCTGGTCTATGCCGGCGCACTGATCGCCGAGGTGATGATCGATGGCGAGCGCACGGTGCCGGACTATCTGCGCGCCGCCACCGCTGACCTGATCAAGGCGGCGCCGTTCGCCACCATCGGCGCGGCGCTGTGGATCGTGATCGCCTATTTCTTCCACCAGAAGCTGATCGACGCCGTGACCGGCGGCCATACGGTGACGCGGACCGAACAGCCGCGGCTGTATAATCTGCTCGAGAACCTGTGCATCTCGCGCGGCATTCCGATGCCGAAGCTGAAGATCATGGACAGCGAAGCGTTGAACGCCTTCGCCAGCGGCCTCAACACCAAGCAATACGCCGTCACGGTGACATCGGGGCTGGTGGAGCGGCTCGACGATGCCGAACTCGAAGCGGTGCTGGCGCACGAGCTGACCCACATCAGGAACGGCGATGTCCAGATGATGGTGATCGCGGTGATCATCGCCGGCGTCGTCGGATTCTTCGGCGAGTTGATGTTCAGGCTGTTCTTCCAGGGCGGGGTACGGATCGGCGGCGGCTGGTCGGGCGGCGGCTCGTCGTCGTCCTCTTCCTCCTCGTCGTCGGGCGACCGCAAGAGCGGCGGCGGCGCGATCATCGTGGTGATCCTGGCGATCGTACTGATCCTGCTGGCTTGGCTGCTGTCGCAGGTGGTGAAGCTGGCGCTGTCGCGGTCGCGCGAATTCCTCGCCGACGCCGGCTCGGTGGAACTGACCAAGAATCCGGATTCGATGATCTCCGCACTGCGCAAGATCGAGAACCGCGGCGAACTGCCGGGCGCGACCTCGGCGGTGATGGAGATGTGCGTCGACAATCCGCGCTCCGGCTTCTCCGATCTGTTCGCCACCCACCCTTCGGTCGAGGCGCGGGTCGACGCGCTGGTCAAGTTTGCCGGCGGACATTACCAGCCGCCGCTGCCCGCTTTGCCGGCGGAGCAGGATGACAATGACACCGCCGCCAGTCGGGAAGGTTCGAAGGTCGATGGTGAAGCGCCAGCTTCCGCCGAGCCGCCGCACGGACCTTGGAGCGACACGCCCGCGCCGACGCCGAAACCGTCGCTGCTGCGCGGACCTTGGGGCCGGCGCGGCTGA
- a CDS encoding adenine phosphoribosyltransferase codes for MTPEFANDLKASVRAIPDYPKPGIIFRDITTLLGEPRAFRRAIDELVQPWAGSKIDKVAGIEARGFIIGGAIAHQVSSGFVPIRKKGKLPHTCVSMEYALEYGTDIIEIHVDALKPGEKVILVDDLIATGGTAEGAIKLLRQIGAEVVAACFVIDLPELGGAAKIRAMGVPVRTLVAFEGH; via the coding sequence ATGACCCCCGAGTTTGCAAACGATTTGAAAGCCAGCGTCCGGGCGATTCCGGATTATCCCAAGCCTGGCATCATCTTCCGCGACATCACCACGCTGCTCGGCGAACCGCGGGCGTTCCGCCGGGCGATCGACGAGCTGGTGCAGCCGTGGGCGGGTTCGAAGATCGACAAGGTGGCGGGCATCGAGGCACGCGGCTTCATCATCGGCGGCGCGATCGCCCATCAGGTCTCATCAGGCTTCGTGCCGATCCGCAAGAAGGGCAAGCTGCCGCACACCTGCGTGTCGATGGAATACGCGCTGGAATACGGCACCGACATCATCGAGATCCACGTCGACGCGCTGAAGCCCGGCGAGAAGGTGATCCTGGTCGACGATCTGATCGCGACCGGCGGCACTGCCGAGGGGGCCATCAAGCTGCTCCGCCAGATCGGTGCCGAAGTCGTGGCCGCCTGCTTTGTGATCGACCTGCCGGAGCTCGGCGGCGCCGCCAAGATCCGTGCCATGGGCGTCCCGGTCCGCACCCTGGTGGCATTCGAAGGGCACTGA